TGCATCGCGACCTGCGACGTGGTGCCGAGCTGCCCGTGCATCCCGTTCACCGGCTCGTGCCGCACCAGGCCCCGCAGCCACTTCGGTATGTGTGCCGGGTCGGCGAGCAGCTGGGCGACCTCCTCCCGTGGCAGTGCGATCTCGATCGAGTTGGTGTACTTCATGGCGTACGTCCCTTCCACGCGTCAGACAACCTGCGGTGGTAGCTGGCCGCAGCGCGCGGCGATGTCAGGTCGGGTCGGGATCATGTTGTGGTCCGTGGTCTCGCCACCGGTTACATGTCCTTCATGTCACGTCCCCGTCGTCGGTGGGTCGGTCTTGCCCGGACCGGGCCGGTCGGGTGGGCTCCCCACCGGCCGGAGTCCGAGCTGCACGCCTGCCTAGGGCCAGCTCGGTTCCCAGCGTGTCGAGGCGTTGATCCCAGAACCGGCGGAACCGGTCCAGCCACGCGTCGATCTCGCTCAGCGGCGCGGGCTCGACGGCGTAGATCCGTCGAGCGCCCTCAGCCCGCACCGACGCGAACCCGCTGTCCCGCAGCACGCGAAGATGCTGTGAGACAGCCGGCTGGGAGAGCCCGAACTCGGCCCGGATCACGTCCGTGATCACGCCGGACGACTGCTCACCGTCGGCGAGCAGCTCCAAGATCCGCCGACGGACCGGGATGCCGAGGACGTCGAACGCGTGCATGAGCAAGACCATACCGGGTTGAGCTTATATAAGAAAAGACCGGCATCTTGGGCATCGGCGCTGGAGATCAGCTCCAGGTTGAGCACCTGGAGCAGTAGATCATTGTTGTAGACGAAACGTAGCCTGATCCGTAGACTTGCAGCATGGCGACTACGACGATCAGAGTCAGCACGGTCACTCGTGACCGACTGATGCGGACCCGCGCAGAGGATTTCGGTGACGCACCGATCGACGACGTGATCTCGCGCCTCCTTGACGAGCATGCCGACCAGGCACTGCGGGCAAAGATGCGAGCCGACGCAGAGCATGCTCGCAGCAACGCCGATGATCTCGCGGAGGTTCGCCGGGTTCAGGCGGAGATGGACGAAATCAGTGCGTGGTGACGTCTACCGGCTGCGCGCGCCACGCGATGCGGTCGGTCACGAACAGCAGGGCCGCCGGTACGCCGTGGTAGTGCAGTCAGACGATCTCAACCTGTCGACGACGGTCGTTGCTCCTACTTCCACTTCAGCACACCCGTATGTGTTCCGACCTGAAGTCACGGTACGCGGCGAGCCGACCCGACTCATGCTGGATCAACTGCGCGCTGTCGACGTCGAAAAGGCAATCGGCGACCGGGTCGGACGGCTGAGCCCAGCTGAGATGGCCGAGGTCAACCGGCTGCTCCGGGCTGTTCTCGACATCCTCTGACCGGAACGTTGCTGACGGTGGCGACATTCGAATCATGGATGCGGTAGGCGTACGGCCGGGTGGCAGCCTGGTGGGGACTCTGGCCAGCGCCTACCGGCGGACGGTGCGCGACGGGCAGCTGGTGGTGAGCTCGGCCCAGGTGCTGCGCCGGGGCGTGATGCAGGTTTCTTCTGAGCTGGACGGCTTCCCGCTGCCGTGGTCACGGGCCTGGCGGCAGGGGCCGGAGCCGGCCGACGATGAGCCGCCACCGCATCGGTCGCGTCTGTTCCCCGAGTTCGATCAGCAGGTGGAGCTGTTCGCCGAGGGTGCGCTGCGGGAGGCGACCCACAACGGCGGTCCCGGCGAGGCCGTGTTCTCCGGGCTGGTCCGGCACGCCGTCTACGAAGCTGTTCACGAGGCGAGCCGCCTCCACGGGGCGCCCGCTGGAGTCCGCCACCTACTGGCGGCGATGTACGCCGTGCCAGGTAATGCTGCCGCCCGGCTCGCCGAGCAGATGTGGGTGCCCGGCCACGGGGATGATCGTCTGTTGAGCCGCCAGTTACCCCGGTACCGCGCTGGCGACTCTCCACCGAACTGGGCTCCGGGGATGCTCAAGGCTATGGGCGTCCTCCCGACGACGATTCCTGTCGTGCCGCGGGTCCTCTGGAATGCTGTCGTGACTACCGGCGGATACTTCCTGCTGCGTCGCCCGTTCCGTCGGCACGGCACCCGCTACGGACATGTCATTCCGATCATCGTGGAGCGGGATGCCGCCCTACAGGCAATCCGGCTCGGCCGCGCGCGCACCGGCACCGTCGAGGTGTTGTTGAGCATCCTGGAGCTGCACGAGCAGCTACACGCTGCCGGCGTGGACCTGCCGGAGCCGGTCGCCCAGCACAACACCGCCGGTCAGATCCTGCGTACGCAGGGAGTCACCTTGCTCGGCGCGACCGTCGCCGCTGCCTGCTCGCCGGACACGCCGCAGGTCGTTGCCGAGCCGGCTGCGGTGGGGTCGCCGCCACGACCGACGGCCTGTCGAACCGCAGCGCCGCTGGATCCCGATGCCGAATCCGCACTCCGTACGGCGAGCATGGCCGCACGGGAGTCCGGTCACCCGTTCGCCGGCACGACACACCTGCTGGCGGGCATCCTGCGGGACCGCGACGGCCCAGCCGCTCGACTACTGCGCGGCCTCGGTGCCGACCCCGCGGCCATCTTCGAGCAGACATCCGTACGGCCAGATTGACGAACCGCGCAGCACACCGCTCCCGTGGCGGATGCGTGGGCTACCCGTTCTCTTGGCTGAGCTGGAGACAGGAACGGCTTCCGGGGACAGCCAGGGTCACAGAAACCTGGCGCCGGCTCTCGTGATGTGCGCCGCGAGAACCCTGTGTCCTCCATCGTCGCGCCAAGCTTCGGCGCGCCCACTCTCTCGCAGCAGTTCGTCACCTGTCACAAGGGTGCCGTGATCCCATTCGGCTGGCCAGCCGTCGAATCTGCGCACCTCGACGAGGCCTCGGGCCACCAACGAGACCAGGCCCGGCCCGAGGATTTCAGCTAACCAACTCGCTGACTCGGCCTCGTCCCAGCCGAGTTCCCACAGGGGAAGCGGCGAATCCTCCCGGGGGGCAGAGGACCAGCTCTTCTGCGCGGTCCAGACCTATGTCATCGTCCATCGAGTCCCTCCTCGGTGAGATCCGGTGCTCCCCACGCTTGAGCTGGAGCAACCGCGATCCACTCAGACCGGCGGGGCGTACTGGCTCCAGTGCGCAGCAACTCTTCGACGCGCTCGGAGATGTCGTCGTGCCCGCTCCGACCGGCCGCACGGGCAGCAAGCGTCCGCTGGCCAGACGGGCCGAGCTCTGCCGAGGAGCGCAACGCCACACGGACGTCGGCGACGGTCAGGCCCGGTAGTCCTCCACGAGGTCAGCCTCGCTCACTTCCTCAGCGACCATTCCAACGGCATGGCAGCACCGTATCCGGCCGACCGGCAGCTCCACGGGATCGACGCCACCCTTCGGCGTGCAGCAGTAGGCTGCTCGAGTGGCCGTACGAGTGGATGCTCGGATCGCGGGCGTGATCCTGGTCGATCCGGCAGGTCGGTTGTTGCTACAGCTCCGTGACGGCAATACCAGCGTCGACCCGTACCGCTGGTGCTTGCCGGGCGGGAACGTCGATCCGGGCGAGGATCCGCTGACGGCCGCTCACCGGGAGCTGATCGAGGAAACCGGCCTCAAGGTGCAGGAGCTGCGCCTGTTCTGGCGGGGCCTCGCCCCGTCGGCGAAGTTCCCCGACGCGGTCGGCGAGTTCTCGATCTTCTACGCGCCGACCGACGCCACCGACGAGGACGTGGTCTGCGGGGAGGGTGCCGCGATGCGGTTCGTGGCCGGCACCGTCGTGCGCACTTTGGAGTTCGGACGGGCGTACGGCGAGATCGTTCCGCGTTTCCTGGACTCCCCGCTGTACCGCGAGCTGATCACCGCCGGTTGACCCGATGGCTGGAGGCCGGGTGGATTGCTGCCCGATTGGGCCGTTCGTCAGGAGGCGCGCATGGTGCCCGGCACCGCGAGCAGATCGTCGATCGCCGCATAGAACCCCTCGAAGCTATCGATCCGGTCGAACTTCCCCAGGTATCGGCGAAACGCCTGGCTAAACGTGCTCGGGATAGCTTGCCAGTTCAGGCCACCGTGACATAAAGACCGGTCGAGAGCCAGCCAAGAATGGCGACCCCGTACAGCAACCGAAGCGCCTCGGTTTTGGTCCACGCCAGGCCGAAACGACGCGGTGGTGGAATCCGACCATGTGGAAGTACGCCGGGCGTCGATTCACTTCCGTGCTGGCGTAGCCCGTAATAGTCCTGTTCCAGGGTGGCCGCCCACCGGCGGAAGTGCCGACAGTTCTCCATATTCTTGCGTTCCCACCGGTAGATAGCGAAGGTAACAACTGCCGCGAAAAGACTCAGAAGCACAACCGCAACGCGAGGAACCGCCGTCCCGGGTGAGCGCATCAGCAGCACGATCCCGATTCCGGTCACCAACGGAATCGCCGTCATGAGCTTGAGGCTGATCTCGTCAGTCGCTCTCGCGTGAGCGCATAACTCCTGGTAGACGATATTCAGATCGCCTTGGCCGAGTGGGAACGAGTGATCCGGTGTCACCTCGTGATTGTCTTCCATCGTTGCTCCGATCCAGTGACCAGTTGGACCTCCAACACCCGGATCATCGCACCAACCGACAAACACCCTGGTAGCAGGTATCGATACCAAGATCAAAATACGACGATACCTGCTTGCACGTCTATCCTACGATGCACACATGGCTGTTGATCACGAACCCGGACCGGCACCGCAAATCCCAGAGGCCAGTAAGGCCGAGCTGGAGAACGCCCGCGTCGGCTATCAAGCAGCGGTTTCACTGATGGCGTTTGAGGGCAATCTCGTGTGGGCACGTTACGGGCTGATGGTCCTCGTGCACACGATCATCCTGACAGCGATTGGGCTGACATCCGGCGCGCAGCAGCCAACAAGAACCATCACTCTGGTCGGCCTCTCGCTGGTCGGACTCACGCTGTGTGTCGTCTGGTGGCTGGTCAATGACATCGGCTTTCGCTACTTCTTCTACTGGCTATTCGCGGCACGTGAGCTGGAGGAGCGCTATTTAGCTCCCGTGCGGACTCTCAGCAGAGGCATTCCCCTCGAAAGCAACGAAGCTACGACGATCGTTCTTGCCGGGAAGGAATACCCACCGGACGTCAAGATGGAAGATCGGTTTAGGATGGTAAATTCCTCGAAGGCCGTGATTATCATCGTTGGTCTGCTCTACATGGCTCTCGTCGCCGCACTCCTGCTGCCATGATCTCGGAAACGTCGACCTGGTGTGGTTCTCGTGTCAGGTCCGTCCGACGCTGGCGATGGTGACGCAATCGCCGCCGGGGACAGCAGGCTCCAACGTCACCGGCGGCGGTGGGCGGCGCCGTCGAGGCGGTGGCGGGCGATGGTGAACAGTTCGGCGATCTCGGCCGGCGACCGGGCGGCGGTCTCCCGGTGCAGGTGGCGGCGGGCCGCCGCCGGCAGGCCGGTGAGCAGGAAGTCGTCCAACCCGGTCACCAGACACAACCCGCCCAGCCGCGCCTCAGGAGCCGACAACGGTTCGCCGCGCTGTAGGCGTACGGACAGGCGGGCCCGGGCCCAGGCGGCCCGGTTCATGTCCGTCGGCACATGGACCACGGCGGTGGTCAGCAGCCGGCGGCGTACCGTCCGGGGCCGGACCACACCCGCCGCGGTCAGCCGCCGCGCGACCTGGCCGTGCGCCCGCGGCGCCAGCAACGCCAACCACGTCCCCACCCGCCGGTGTCGCGGCTCGGCGTCCAGCCAGCGCAGGATCTGTCCGCTCCCCCTGCACCGGCCGGCTGTTCCCAAATCCAGTAGCACCGCCGAACGCCGTACGCCGCCGGCTGCTGACCACCGGGAGTTCTATGACGGCCAGCAGCCTCTGCTCAATCCTCGCCGAGATGCCTGCGGTCAAGACGGCGGTGTGACCGCAGAGATGACGTGCAGGAACGCGAACTCTCCGCCGCCGCTCAGACACTCTGCCGGCACGTCCGGCAGGTCGGTGTCGCTCGTGCCGGCGTTGGCGTATCCACCGCCGCCGGTGACCCGGCTACCGGTGGCAATCGGATCGTGGTCCGGCACGGTCACACCGGCCACGTCCGCGCCGTCCATCCACACTGTCGTTCCCGGCGGCCACACAGCGACATTACGCACGCCGCCGGCTGCTGGCTCTAGGACGAAGCAGTCAGAGCCGGCGAGGTATCGAAGGTAGCCATCGATTCCGGCGTCGTCGCCTCTCTCCCGGACGTCGTGCACGAAGAGTGTGGGGTCAGTCTGTGCAACCGACACATCAGCGCTCGAGCCGCAACTGACGCACGCCACAGCGGCCAGAGCAATACCAGCCATACCCATCGGACGGCCCACTCGACCCATGCAAGCACCGAGCCGACCCCAGCGGACGCGCTTCTCCCTAGTAAGTCGCAACCGTCACTCCCAATGCCGAAGGAAGGTAGACGACCGGAGTGTACAGGTCGCGATTACCAAACCAGTACTTGTAGCCCTGGTGGATGCCGTAAGCATGGTTGTTCGAGAACCAGGGTCCACCACTGTCTCCCCCTGCAGCCAACCTGTTGTCCACGGCGACTAGCCCCAACGCCGCTCGGTTAGGGCGGGTGGATGGTTAGCAAGTGTTTGTGATTATATCGATGGCTATGGTGGCTTTGTAGCTGCGTCGGTCTACGTTGGGTCCGCGGGCTTGGTACTTGGAGTTCGAGCGTTTGATCATGCGGGTCTTCACCCGGATCCGACGCTCAGGTAGCAGGTGGGCCAGAACCGCACGACCGATGGCGCCGACCAGGTCGATGACGGTGTCGGCGAGGACGCCGGCGGCGTGGGTGACCTGGTCGCGGGCGGCGTTCAGGGCGGTGGTGAAGCTGGCCCGGTCAGGGCCGGTGCCGGGCCGGCTGTCGGTGGCGTCGGTCATGGCGTTACGCAGGATCTGGTAGACGACCAGCAGGGCGTAGACCTCCTGGTCGATGCCGTCGGGAGTACGCGCGCGCAGGACCCGGCCGCCGAGGATGCTGGATTTGATCTCCAGGTAGGCGGTTTCGACCTCCCACCGGCGGTGGTACAGCTTTATCAGTTCGCCGGCCGGGTGGGTGCGTGGGTCGAGCAGGGTGGTGATCAGCCGGTAGCCGCCCGTGCGGACGCCGTCGATGGTCTGGACGCTGATCTCAGCGTCCACGACCCGCACCCGTACCGTGCCGATGGTCGACAGCCAGGATCCGTCGTGGTACCGGCGGATCACCGGCAGGCGGCGGCCGTTCTTGCAGCGGATCAGCAGGTCGGCCCTGGTGGCGGCGAGTGTCTGGATGAGGTCGGCGGCGGCGTAGTTACGGTCGGCCAACAGCAGCATCCCGGCGGCCAGGCTCCGGGCCAGGGAGCGGGCCTGGTCGAGTTCGCTGGTGCCGAGTGGAGCGAACACGGCGTCGATGATCGAGCGGGTGCCGCAGGTCAGCAGGACACTCAGCCGTAGTGCCGGGTAGCCCGCGCCGCCGTGGTTACCCCGTTGTTTGCGGTAACGGACCCGGACCGCCTCGGCGTCGGCGACCGACATCGTGGTCCCGTCGATCGCTGTCACCAGCAGGCCCCGCCACCGCACGGCGTGCGTCGCCGTGGTGACCGCCGGGCCGCGCAGCAGATCGAACAGGGCCCGCAACGGCGTCGACCCGAGCCGCTGACGCGCCTCCCGTAACGTGCCTGAGGCCGGCTCGGTCAGATCCAGCCCGGTCAGACCGGCGGTCAGTTTCCGCCACACCTGCCCGTAGCCGAGTTCGGCGAACAAGCAGCCTGCGAGGACGAGGTAGACCACGACCCGGGCCGGGAGTAGCCGGATCCGCTGCTGGGTACGACGGGTCGCGGCAAGGACCTCATCGACCATCTCGAAGGGCAGGAACTGGGTCAACTCACCCAGATGACCCGGCGCGAACACACCTGCGGCTACCCGCACCGTCCGAGTTATGGCAATCTGATCGACCAAAGCGGAGTTCCTGGTCTCGAGGCGTCTTGGAGTGACTCACCTCGTTACAGGAACTCCGCTTTCCCATGTCCGACCGACACACCCTTGACCGCTGCCGCAACGGCTTAACCGAGCGGCGTTGCGACTAGCCCACACCGGCTGCCGTTGCAATGGTTGAGCTGATAGACCGCATCACAGTGGTATCCAGAAGACTTGCCGTTGAGGCACAGTTGCTGGTTTTCTATAGCTGCACCGACGCCGTTGACCGCCCGATTACTGCCATTAGCGGTGAAGTGATTCGGGAAACTGTGGCCATTAAGCCGGTGAATCAGGTTGTAGACCTGCACCTGTCGCGGTTCGGTAAGCTTGACCAGCTCGTGTGCAAGCAGTTCTCCGTTAACCGGGTCGAAGATCAGCAAGTGTTGGACGTTGTGCTCGGTGTCGTCGGCCGTGACAGCCACACCGGTCCGACCAGCGCGGTCGACAACCTCGCCACGCCAGTGCAGACCGGG
The sequence above is a segment of the Solwaraspora sp. WMMD406 genome. Coding sequences within it:
- a CDS encoding GPP34 family phosphoprotein, whose amino-acid sequence is MLLDLGTAGRCRGSGQILRWLDAEPRHRRVGTWLALLAPRAHGQVARRLTAAGVVRPRTVRRRLLTTAVVHVPTDMNRAAWARARLSVRLQRGEPLSAPEARLGGLCLVTGLDDFLLTGLPAAARRHLHRETAARSPAEIAELFTIARHRLDGAAHRRR
- a CDS encoding metalloregulator ArsR/SmtB family transcription factor; the protein is MHAFDVLGIPVRRRILELLADGEQSSGVITDVIRAEFGLSQPAVSQHLRVLRDSGFASVRAEGARRIYAVEPAPLSEIDAWLDRFRRFWDQRLDTLGTELALGRRAARTPAGGEPTRPARSGQDRPTDDGDVT
- a CDS encoding NUDIX domain-containing protein; translation: MDARIAGVILVDPAGRLLLQLRDGNTSVDPYRWCLPGGNVDPGEDPLTAAHRELIEETGLKVQELRLFWRGLAPSAKFPDAVGEFSIFYAPTDATDEDVVCGEGAAMRFVAGTVVRTLEFGRAYGEIVPRFLDSPLYRELITAG
- a CDS encoding Clp protease N-terminal domain-containing protein; amino-acid sequence: MDAVGVRPGGSLVGTLASAYRRTVRDGQLVVSSAQVLRRGVMQVSSELDGFPLPWSRAWRQGPEPADDEPPPHRSRLFPEFDQQVELFAEGALREATHNGGPGEAVFSGLVRHAVYEAVHEASRLHGAPAGVRHLLAAMYAVPGNAAARLAEQMWVPGHGDDRLLSRQLPRYRAGDSPPNWAPGMLKAMGVLPTTIPVVPRVLWNAVVTTGGYFLLRRPFRRHGTRYGHVIPIIVERDAALQAIRLGRARTGTVEVLLSILELHEQLHAAGVDLPEPVAQHNTAGQILRTQGVTLLGATVAAACSPDTPQVVAEPAAVGSPPRPTACRTAAPLDPDAESALRTASMAARESGHPFAGTTHLLAGILRDRDGPAARLLRGLGADPAAIFEQTSVRPD
- a CDS encoding IS4 family transposase, with amino-acid sequence MVDQIAITRTVRVAAGVFAPGHLGELTQFLPFEMVDEVLAATRRTQQRIRLLPARVVVYLVLAGCLFAELGYGQVWRKLTAGLTGLDLTEPASGTLREARQRLGSTPLRALFDLLRGPAVTTATHAVRWRGLLVTAIDGTTMSVADAEAVRVRYRKQRGNHGGAGYPALRLSVLLTCGTRSIIDAVFAPLGTSELDQARSLARSLAAGMLLLADRNYAAADLIQTLAATRADLLIRCKNGRRLPVIRRYHDGSWLSTIGTVRVRVVDAEISVQTIDGVRTGGYRLITTLLDPRTHPAGELIKLYHRRWEVETAYLEIKSSILGGRVLRARTPDGIDQEVYALLVVYQILRNAMTDATDSRPGTGPDRASFTTALNAARDQVTHAAGVLADTVIDLVGAIGRAVLAHLLPERRIRVKTRMIKRSNSKYQARGPNVDRRSYKATIAIDIITNTC
- a CDS encoding type II toxin-antitoxin system PemK/MazF family toxin: MISRRFAGFRRRWTKSVRGDVYRLRAPRDAVGHEQQGRRYAVVVQSDDLNLSTTVVAPTSTSAHPYVFRPEVTVRGEPTRLMLDQLRAVDVEKAIGDRVGRLSPAEMAEVNRLLRAVLDIL